The proteins below come from a single Cannabis sativa cultivar Pink pepper isolate KNU-18-1 chromosome 3, ASM2916894v1, whole genome shotgun sequence genomic window:
- the LOC133036131 gene encoding E3 ubiquitin-protein ligase SGR9, amyloplastic-like, with protein MAALPLFDCHYDINVVCNDGEAVLQQQQQQQRRPIVTTNDKFIAFHVNFRHILLDIHRLIDSRHYYTVVPFAQYLSDYLAITEYILAGVMGTPSIQIPSSLTSRIATAYVLPIIHDYYSNNSQALGLNICLDITALTASIEYQHQQQQEQNQENININVNIPAAKDSIRALKELNDVGLMSTCNCTICFEKMVPSLGDSCDDDDDDDEIEMSSRVVVEMPCSHVFHKDCIVRWLETSHFCPLCRYSMPTAN; from the coding sequence atGGCGGCACTGCCTCTGTTTGATTGTCATTACGACATAAACGTGGTCTGTAACGATGGAGAAGCAGTCTTACAGCaacaacagcagcaacaacGGCGGCCAATAGTGACGACGAATGATAAATTCATAGCCTTTCATGTCAACTTTCGCCACATACTCCTTGATATCCACCGCCTCATCGACAGTCGTCACTACTATACGGTGGTTCCTTTTGCCCAATACTTATCTGATTATTTAGCAATCACTGAATATATTCTGGCTGGAGTAATGGGCACCCCTTCCATCCAAATCCCATCTTCATTAACTTCACGAATTGCTACTGCTTACGTTTTGCCCATAATTCAtgattattattctaataactcCCAAGCTTTGGGTCTCAATATCTGTCTCGATATCACTGCCCTAACTGCTAGTATTGAATACCAACACCAACAACAACAAGAGCAAAATCAGgagaatataaatattaatgtcAATATTCCTGCAGCGAAAGACTCCATAAGGGCTCTCAAGGAGTTAAACGATGTGGGTCTGATGAGTACTTGCAATTGTACCATATGTTTCGAGAAGATGGTGCCGTCGTTGGGTGATTcgtgtgatgatgatgatgatgatgatgagattgAGATGAGCAGCAGAGTGGTTGTTGAGATGCCTTGTTCTCATGTGTTTCACAAGGATTGTATTGTTCGATGGTTGGAGACCAGTCATTTCTGCCCTTTGTGCCGTTACTCAATGCCCACTGCCAATTGA
- the LOC115709371 gene encoding 1-deoxy-D-xylulose 5-phosphate reductoisomerase, chloroplastic, with product MALNLLCPAEVKVLSVLDSIKSTCFPKLCPGGSSFHRKDCRVPLRRRVHCSVQQPPPAWPGRAIPEEGLCNWNVPKPVSILGSTGSIGTQTLNIVAENPDKFRVVGLAAGSNVTLLAEQVKRFKPQIVALRNESLIGELKEALADVEEMPEIIPGEQGVIEVARHPDTVTVVTGIVGCAGLKPTVAAIEAGKYIALANKETLIAGGPFILPLAHKHNIKILPADSEHSAVFQCIQGLPDGALRRVILTASGGAFRDWPVEKLKEVKVADALKHPNWPGMGKKVTIDSATLFNKGLEVIEAHYLFGADYDDIDIVIHPEAIIHSMIETQDSSVLAQLGWPDMHIPILYTMSWPDRIYCSEATLPRLDLCKLGSLTFRSPDNQKYPSIDLAYSAGRAGGTMTGVLSAANEKAVEMFVDEKISYLEIFKVVELTCDKHRSEMVTSPSLDEIIHYDLWAREYATTTLQSSSNPKPVPTA from the exons ATGGCTCTGAACTTGTTATGCCCTGCTGAAGTGAAGGTTCTATCCGTTTTGGACTCCATCAAGTCCACCTGCTTCCCTAAGCTGTGTCCAG GTGGAAGTAGTTTCCATAGAAAGGATTGCAGAGTACCACTTAGAAGAAGAGTTCATTGTTCGGTGCAGCAACCTCCTCCAGCTTGGCCAGGAAGAGCTATTCCAGAGGAAGGTCTCTGTAATTGGAATGTCCCAAAGCCTGTTTCAATTCTAGGCTCCACTGGCTCTATAGGGACTCAG ACACTGAACATTGTGGCAGAGAATCCAGATAAATTCAGAGTAGTGGGACTTGCAGCTGGTTCCAATGTAACCCTTCTTGCCGAACAG GTGAAGAGATTCAAGCCTCAAATAGTTGCTCTTAGAAATGAATCATTAATTGGTGAACTAAAAGAGGCCTTAGCTGATGTGGAAGAAATGCCCGAAATTATTCCTGGGGAACAAGGAGTCATTGAG gTTGCCCGGCACCCAGATACAGTCACAGTGGTTACAGGAATAGTAGGTTGtgctggattaaag cCTACAGTTGCTGCAATTGAGGCAGGTAAATACATAGCTTTAGCCAATAAAGAGACCCTGATTGCTGGAGGTCCATTCATCCTTCCTCTAGCTCACAAGCATAACATAAAAATTCTTCCTGCCGATTCAGAACATTCAGCAGTATTTCAG TGTATCCAGGGTTTGCCTGATGGTGCACTACGGCGTGTCATTTTGACAGCATCTGGGGGAGCTTTCAG AGATTGGCCAGTTGAAAAGCTAAAAGAAGTTAAGGTTGCTGATGCTCTGAAACATCCAAACTGGCCGGGTATGGGAAAGAAAGTCACTATTGATTCTGCTACCCTTTTCAACAAG GGTCTGGAAGTCATTGAAGCCCATTATCTATTCGGAGCAGACTATGACGATATTGACATTGTGATTCACCCAGAAGCTATTATACACTCTATGATTGAAACACAG GATTCTTCTGTTCTGGCTCAGTTAGGGTGGCCTGACATGCATATACCGATTCTCTATACTATGTCATGGCCAGACAGAATATACTGTTCTGAAGCAACTTTACCTCGACTTGATCTTTGCAA GCTTGGTTCGCTGACCTTTAGGAGTCCTGACAACCAGAAGTACCCATCCATAGATCTTGCCTATTCTGCTGGACGTGCTGGGGGCACCATGACTGGAGTTCTCAGTGCAGCCAATGAGAAAGCTGTAGAGATGTTTGTTGATGAGAA GATAAGTTATCTTGAAATCTTCAAAGTTGTTGAGCTAACATGCGACAAGCATCGGTCAGAGATGGTGACTTCACCTTCTCTCGATGAAATTATCCACTACGACTTGTGGGCACGCGAGTATGCAACTACTACTTTGCAGAGTTCTTCCAATCCAAAGCCTGTTCCAACGGCATAA